Proteins from a single region of Halichoerus grypus chromosome 13, mHalGry1.hap1.1, whole genome shotgun sequence:
- the CCDC157 gene encoding coiled-coil domain-containing protein 157 isoform X1 yields MAHLLGSQSCMDSLRKDLTDLQGAIVDVFSRAGPVHFPSWKFPDRVACDLDMVALLEHYDHVPGDPEFTQLSHAVLLELVIDRLLLLLQSCTSFLEDLGSEQTVPPTRAVGPCMSVGLTVRRFWNSLLRLGVIYQQAAPQKRVTQGENLTSKPTAKGEPARSPEFVTAKFIKPPSPTPGLPQTCQEPDSLPVRASPQCPARTAKNRRSVHSQTVETALVPCDACTSVQGSLREVGKVLIGLCQSQNLPSSLGQFQQLVQDSMGLRPLPAATVGHWAAEQSKDLTRLSKHVGALSQLVGPLRAQLEEAEGQKDGLKQQVGQLEQALQEEQGERRRQADEAARQLVESGRNRQQLLTETSDLKTKVATLEGELKQQQESMQAIETKARQLQEEAERRAEAERQVQQLEEQVQLLAGRLDGAGQQIRWASTELDKEKARVDSMVRHQESLQSKQRALLQQLDSLDREREELRGSLDEAEARRAQVEEQLQSVQTEREQGQSQLLAQQELLQSLQREKQGLEQATTDLRLTISELERELVELRERERLLVAFPDLHRPIEAQIPTSGDVTDDMERQVQANDIRIRVLQEENGRLRSMLSKIREVAQQGSLKLIPQDQLWAPPSKGIQGTVSPAQAQNASPGPLGRRQLPSRRTASVGRTLPCQRRASPPQPSCSRPGGSSLEDMTHSTNCAQNPIRALARLRRRLSPGQGQASPAYQPQERPT; encoded by the exons ATGGCGCACCTGCTGGGCAGCCAGTCCTGCATGGACAGTCTGCGCAAGGACCTTACTGACCTGCAGGGCGCCATCGTGGATGTGTTCTCTCGAGCCGGGCCTGTGCACTTTCCCTCCTGGAAGTTTCCTGACCGCGTGGCCTGTGACCTGGACATGGTGGCCCTGCTAGAGCACTATGACCATGTGCCGGGTGACCCCGAGTTCACGCAGCTGTCCCATGCTGTTCTGCTGGAGCTGGTCATCGACAG GCTCCTGCTGCTGCTTCAGAGCTGCACGAGCTTCTTGGAGGACCTCGGTTCGGAGCAGACAGTGCCCCCTACCCGGGCTGTGGGGCCCTGCATGTCTGTGGGGCTCACGGTGCGGCGCTTCTGGAACAGCCTGCTGAGGCTGGGCGTGATCTACCAGCAGGCAGCTCCCCAG AAAAGGGTAACCCAAGGGGAGAACCTCACCTCCAAGCCCACAGCCAAGGgcgagccagccaggagccctgaaTTTGTGACTGCCAAGTTCATCAAGCCCCCCTCCCCGACGCCAGGCTTGCCCCAGACCTGCCAAGAGCCGGACAGCCTCCCCGTCAGAGCCTCCCCGCAGTGTCCAGCCAGGACTGCCAAGAACAGGAGGAGCGTTCACTCCCAGACAGTGGAGACGGCCCTGGTGCCCTGTGATGCATGCACCAGCGTCCAGGGCAGCCTGCGGGAGGTGGGCAAGGTGCTCATAGGCCTGTGTCAGAGCCAGAACTTGCCCTCGTCCTTAGGCCAGTTCCAGCAGCTGGTGCAGGACAGCATGGGCCTCAGGCCGCTGCCGGCCGCCACCGTGGGCCACTGGGCAGCAGAGCAGAGCAAAGACCTGACCCGCCTCAGTAAGCACGTGGGGGCCCTCAGTCAGCTTGTTGGGCCACTCAGGGCCCAGCTGGAAGAGGCCGAGGGGCAGAAGGACGGGCTGAAGCAGCAGGTGGGCCAGCTGGAGCAAGCCCTGCAGGAGGAGCAAGGGGAGCGGCGGCGACAGGCGGATGAGGCCGCACGGCAGCTGGTGGAGTCGGGGCGCAACAGGCAGCAGCTGCTCACAG AAACAAGTGACCTCAAGACGAAGGTGGCCACCCTGGAGGGGGAGCTGAAGCAGCAACAGGAATCCATGCAGGCCATAG AGACAAAGGCCCGGCAGCTTCAGGAGGAGGCCGAGCGCAGGGCAGAGGCCGAGAGGCAGGTGCAGCAGCTAGAGGAGCAGGTGCAGCTGCTAGCAGGGCGGCTGGATGGGGCCGGCCAGCAGATCCGCTGggccagcacagagctggacaagGAGAAGGCCCGGGTTGACAGCATGGTCCGCCACCAGGAG TCCCTGCAGTCCAAACAGCGAGCCCTGCTGCAGCAGCTGGACAGCCTGGACCGGGAGCGTGAGGAGCTGCGGGGCAGCCTGGACGAGGCCGAGGCCCGGCGGGCCCAGGTGGAGGAGCAGCTGCAGAGTGTGCAGACtgagagggagcaggggcagagccAGCTCCTGGCCCAGCAG gagcTGCTGCAGAGCCTGCAACGGGAGAAGCAAGGCCTGGAGCAGGCCACGACGGATCTGCGGCTGACCATATCGGAGCTGGAACGAGAGCTCGTGGAGCTGCGGGAGCGGGAGCGGCTGCTGGTGGCCTTTCCAGACCTGCACAGACCCATCGAGGCCCAGATCCCAA CCTCCGGCGATGTTACAGACGACATGGAGAGGCAGGTCCAGGCCAACGACATCCGCATCCGGGTCCTGCAGGAGGAGAATGGGCGGCTCCGGTCTATGCTGTCCAAAATCCGGGAGGTAGCCCAGCAGGGGAGCCTCAAG CTGATCCCCCAGGACCAGCTCTGGGCCCCTCCCAGCAAGGGAATCCAGGGAACAGtgtccccagcccaggcccagaaCGCATCCCCAGG gcccctgggcagGCGGCAGCTGCCTAGCCGCAGGACAGCCAGCGTGGGCAGGACCCTACCATGCCAGCGCCGGGCATCCCCACCTCAGCCGTCCTGCAGTCGGCCCGGCGGCTCCTCCCTGGAGGACATGacccactcaaccaactgtgctcAGAACCCCATCCGGGCCTTGGCCAGGCTGAGGAGAAGACTGTCGCCAGGCCAGGGCCAGGCCAGCCCTGCATACCAGCCCCAGGAGCGGCCCACGTAG
- the CCDC157 gene encoding coiled-coil domain-containing protein 157 isoform X2 has product MAYPVIFTNPHEDHHHRNREERKTESCYGDMRTSKSTGQEPRNQHGAGGFTVTLSYHARNCTEPGEGDGGSRELACLKRVTQGENLTSKPTAKGEPARSPEFVTAKFIKPPSPTPGLPQTCQEPDSLPVRASPQCPARTAKNRRSVHSQTVETALVPCDACTSVQGSLREVGKVLIGLCQSQNLPSSLGQFQQLVQDSMGLRPLPAATVGHWAAEQSKDLTRLSKHVGALSQLVGPLRAQLEEAEGQKDGLKQQVGQLEQALQEEQGERRRQADEAARQLVESGRNRQQLLTETSDLKTKVATLEGELKQQQESMQAIETKARQLQEEAERRAEAERQVQQLEEQVQLLAGRLDGAGQQIRWASTELDKEKARVDSMVRHQESLQSKQRALLQQLDSLDREREELRGSLDEAEARRAQVEEQLQSVQTEREQGQSQLLAQQELLQSLQREKQGLEQATTDLRLTISELERELVELRERERLLVAFPDLHRPIEAQIPTSGDVTDDMERQVQANDIRIRVLQEENGRLRSMLSKIREVAQQGSLKLIPQDQLWAPPSKGIQGTVSPAQAQNASPGPLGRRQLPSRRTASVGRTLPCQRRASPPQPSCSRPGGSSLEDMTHSTNCAQNPIRALARLRRRLSPGQGQASPAYQPQERPT; this is encoded by the exons ATGGCTTATCCTGTAATCTTCACAAATCCCCATGAGGACCACCATCACCGTaacagggaggaaaggaaaactgagagctGCTATGGTGACATGAGAACAAGCAAGTCCACTGGGCAAGAACCCCGTAACCAGCACGGAGCTGGTGGCTTCACTGTTACACTCTCGTACCACGCACGGAACTGCacggagcctggggagggggacgGGGGCAGCAGAGAGTTGGCCTGCTTG AAAAGGGTAACCCAAGGGGAGAACCTCACCTCCAAGCCCACAGCCAAGGgcgagccagccaggagccctgaaTTTGTGACTGCCAAGTTCATCAAGCCCCCCTCCCCGACGCCAGGCTTGCCCCAGACCTGCCAAGAGCCGGACAGCCTCCCCGTCAGAGCCTCCCCGCAGTGTCCAGCCAGGACTGCCAAGAACAGGAGGAGCGTTCACTCCCAGACAGTGGAGACGGCCCTGGTGCCCTGTGATGCATGCACCAGCGTCCAGGGCAGCCTGCGGGAGGTGGGCAAGGTGCTCATAGGCCTGTGTCAGAGCCAGAACTTGCCCTCGTCCTTAGGCCAGTTCCAGCAGCTGGTGCAGGACAGCATGGGCCTCAGGCCGCTGCCGGCCGCCACCGTGGGCCACTGGGCAGCAGAGCAGAGCAAAGACCTGACCCGCCTCAGTAAGCACGTGGGGGCCCTCAGTCAGCTTGTTGGGCCACTCAGGGCCCAGCTGGAAGAGGCCGAGGGGCAGAAGGACGGGCTGAAGCAGCAGGTGGGCCAGCTGGAGCAAGCCCTGCAGGAGGAGCAAGGGGAGCGGCGGCGACAGGCGGATGAGGCCGCACGGCAGCTGGTGGAGTCGGGGCGCAACAGGCAGCAGCTGCTCACAG AAACAAGTGACCTCAAGACGAAGGTGGCCACCCTGGAGGGGGAGCTGAAGCAGCAACAGGAATCCATGCAGGCCATAG AGACAAAGGCCCGGCAGCTTCAGGAGGAGGCCGAGCGCAGGGCAGAGGCCGAGAGGCAGGTGCAGCAGCTAGAGGAGCAGGTGCAGCTGCTAGCAGGGCGGCTGGATGGGGCCGGCCAGCAGATCCGCTGggccagcacagagctggacaagGAGAAGGCCCGGGTTGACAGCATGGTCCGCCACCAGGAG TCCCTGCAGTCCAAACAGCGAGCCCTGCTGCAGCAGCTGGACAGCCTGGACCGGGAGCGTGAGGAGCTGCGGGGCAGCCTGGACGAGGCCGAGGCCCGGCGGGCCCAGGTGGAGGAGCAGCTGCAGAGTGTGCAGACtgagagggagcaggggcagagccAGCTCCTGGCCCAGCAG gagcTGCTGCAGAGCCTGCAACGGGAGAAGCAAGGCCTGGAGCAGGCCACGACGGATCTGCGGCTGACCATATCGGAGCTGGAACGAGAGCTCGTGGAGCTGCGGGAGCGGGAGCGGCTGCTGGTGGCCTTTCCAGACCTGCACAGACCCATCGAGGCCCAGATCCCAA CCTCCGGCGATGTTACAGACGACATGGAGAGGCAGGTCCAGGCCAACGACATCCGCATCCGGGTCCTGCAGGAGGAGAATGGGCGGCTCCGGTCTATGCTGTCCAAAATCCGGGAGGTAGCCCAGCAGGGGAGCCTCAAG CTGATCCCCCAGGACCAGCTCTGGGCCCCTCCCAGCAAGGGAATCCAGGGAACAGtgtccccagcccaggcccagaaCGCATCCCCAGG gcccctgggcagGCGGCAGCTGCCTAGCCGCAGGACAGCCAGCGTGGGCAGGACCCTACCATGCCAGCGCCGGGCATCCCCACCTCAGCCGTCCTGCAGTCGGCCCGGCGGCTCCTCCCTGGAGGACATGacccactcaaccaactgtgctcAGAACCCCATCCGGGCCTTGGCCAGGCTGAGGAGAAGACTGTCGCCAGGCCAGGGCCAGGCCAGCCCTGCATACCAGCCCCAGGAGCGGCCCACGTAG
- the CCDC157 gene encoding coiled-coil domain-containing protein 157 isoform X3 — protein sequence MAHLLGSQSCMDSLRKDLTDLQGAIVDVFSRAGPVHFPSWKFPDRVACDLDMVALLEHYDHVPGDPEFTQLSHAVLLELVIDRLLLLLQSCTSFLEDLGSEQTVPPTRAVGPCMSVGLTVRRFWNSLLRLGVIYQQAAPQKRVTQGENLTSKPTAKGEPARSPEFVTAKFIKPPSPTPGLPQTCQEPDSLPVRASPQCPARTAKNRRSVHSQTVETALVPCDACTSVQGSLREVGKVLIGLCQSQNLPSSLGQFQQLVQDSMGLRPLPAATVGHWAAEQSKDLTRLSKHVGALSQLVGPLRAQLEEAEGQKDGLKQQVGQLEQALQEEQGERRRQADEAARQLVESGRNRQQLLTETSDLKTKVATLEGELKQQQESMQAIETKARQLQEEAERRAEAERQVQQLEEQVQLLAGRLDGAGQQIRWASTELDKEKARVDSMVRHQESLQSKQRALLQQLDSLDREREELRGSLDEAEARRAQVEEQLQSVQTEREQGQSQLLAQQELLQSLQREKQGLEQATTDLRLTISELERELVELRERERLLVAFPDLHRPIEAQIPTDPPGPALGPSQQGNPGNSVPSPGPERIPRAPGQAAAA from the exons ATGGCGCACCTGCTGGGCAGCCAGTCCTGCATGGACAGTCTGCGCAAGGACCTTACTGACCTGCAGGGCGCCATCGTGGATGTGTTCTCTCGAGCCGGGCCTGTGCACTTTCCCTCCTGGAAGTTTCCTGACCGCGTGGCCTGTGACCTGGACATGGTGGCCCTGCTAGAGCACTATGACCATGTGCCGGGTGACCCCGAGTTCACGCAGCTGTCCCATGCTGTTCTGCTGGAGCTGGTCATCGACAG GCTCCTGCTGCTGCTTCAGAGCTGCACGAGCTTCTTGGAGGACCTCGGTTCGGAGCAGACAGTGCCCCCTACCCGGGCTGTGGGGCCCTGCATGTCTGTGGGGCTCACGGTGCGGCGCTTCTGGAACAGCCTGCTGAGGCTGGGCGTGATCTACCAGCAGGCAGCTCCCCAG AAAAGGGTAACCCAAGGGGAGAACCTCACCTCCAAGCCCACAGCCAAGGgcgagccagccaggagccctgaaTTTGTGACTGCCAAGTTCATCAAGCCCCCCTCCCCGACGCCAGGCTTGCCCCAGACCTGCCAAGAGCCGGACAGCCTCCCCGTCAGAGCCTCCCCGCAGTGTCCAGCCAGGACTGCCAAGAACAGGAGGAGCGTTCACTCCCAGACAGTGGAGACGGCCCTGGTGCCCTGTGATGCATGCACCAGCGTCCAGGGCAGCCTGCGGGAGGTGGGCAAGGTGCTCATAGGCCTGTGTCAGAGCCAGAACTTGCCCTCGTCCTTAGGCCAGTTCCAGCAGCTGGTGCAGGACAGCATGGGCCTCAGGCCGCTGCCGGCCGCCACCGTGGGCCACTGGGCAGCAGAGCAGAGCAAAGACCTGACCCGCCTCAGTAAGCACGTGGGGGCCCTCAGTCAGCTTGTTGGGCCACTCAGGGCCCAGCTGGAAGAGGCCGAGGGGCAGAAGGACGGGCTGAAGCAGCAGGTGGGCCAGCTGGAGCAAGCCCTGCAGGAGGAGCAAGGGGAGCGGCGGCGACAGGCGGATGAGGCCGCACGGCAGCTGGTGGAGTCGGGGCGCAACAGGCAGCAGCTGCTCACAG AAACAAGTGACCTCAAGACGAAGGTGGCCACCCTGGAGGGGGAGCTGAAGCAGCAACAGGAATCCATGCAGGCCATAG AGACAAAGGCCCGGCAGCTTCAGGAGGAGGCCGAGCGCAGGGCAGAGGCCGAGAGGCAGGTGCAGCAGCTAGAGGAGCAGGTGCAGCTGCTAGCAGGGCGGCTGGATGGGGCCGGCCAGCAGATCCGCTGggccagcacagagctggacaagGAGAAGGCCCGGGTTGACAGCATGGTCCGCCACCAGGAG TCCCTGCAGTCCAAACAGCGAGCCCTGCTGCAGCAGCTGGACAGCCTGGACCGGGAGCGTGAGGAGCTGCGGGGCAGCCTGGACGAGGCCGAGGCCCGGCGGGCCCAGGTGGAGGAGCAGCTGCAGAGTGTGCAGACtgagagggagcaggggcagagccAGCTCCTGGCCCAGCAG gagcTGCTGCAGAGCCTGCAACGGGAGAAGCAAGGCCTGGAGCAGGCCACGACGGATCTGCGGCTGACCATATCGGAGCTGGAACGAGAGCTCGTGGAGCTGCGGGAGCGGGAGCGGCTGCTGGTGGCCTTTCCAGACCTGCACAGACCCATCGAGGCCCAGATCCCAA CTGATCCCCCAGGACCAGCTCTGGGCCCCTCCCAGCAAGGGAATCCAGGGAACAGtgtccccagcccaggcccagaaCGCATCCCCAGG gcccctgggcagGCGGCAGCTGCCTAG